The following proteins are encoded in a genomic region of Cryptococcus gattii WM276 chromosome I, complete sequence:
- a CDS encoding uncharacterized protein (Similar to SGTC gene model, INSD accession EAL21540.1) gives MSSHTPLSAIADPFSLAKLQVLLVPVHAHAPISKSTFHHYTDVIKGHQTLRTDELVPPFHPELHRGGGPNPRLRFFPHLTSPGGYGGYGRNGGGGGSGHQVHLTYTHSPPANHLYPLSLFRISEFPLVVIGIAVDGEEDTFSRTQEHQEVEGYKLSDEEMEADTGEREATPTLPTSSRSKSASSQDALEAAFDRTLSYLFPSTSPFPLVKRLVVVPNPNLGANASKERKGKGEGEVLYAPREGLEQWITKLVGEVVGDALGELGVITLSSTILPSLTCLPPPSSSAGTAENSNNNFSPHPRSEPPNSYISNASTPSSTIGSTPTIAGDIVGKVRCITPGGIPSSAAITARAGATQTQLPIEFPFPIHTANPTSSSTSLSTSTSTSALSSSPINTSTTGRPSSTIGSSSSSLTNPFRRSLAVSSPFSRSSSSTSMAGTGSPASSNLTITGGGGGVSGASPGVSPSPSPSPSPVPTHRPNSSHPFSKYTSLPLSSSSTNPSIPPLATGRLLKIIADFLLLSGLFSDSIVLYDEAIQRCKELGDVLWEAAGREGRAVAGIEEGWGWRAGGTQTQPFPASPIPNEIFSQFVAALGCISSAPLLFPEFDAGSGSEQSQQTATDRGTHLLAYLYAGLALRSAHFLLIVWAAGGWGEVALGCLVRHELPRSFLFPVPPISSPPSSSMSRAHATATTSMYAQEGKRKSHLRVLSASSQIPRHFILSLARLAISPPILRCLQSSSFLPDSNSSGVEEVVVWREVGWIARLVGMERKEGWIGGMVAEAIVGVLNTATAIKSQVSGSDPGTRERRDGNHGRVRSGTAVTNMSTNTNISTASKAGTADKEKDRRLSTMSQASLRSQTSQTTETTQASQTDTDPASASASVGLGLGMSVSISSSTYPTTTSETDSQRRFGRGGITIRRKEITQGNAGIFSILSQQARVLGIDILRDVFPAERSVFVLWPPARSGQGDGRRKDTGKGLSSGGMVGVDDELGVGFTRAGVEDFGWASLKLEFLKKSITLLGNLPDHPNTVRLALIALHLLPSLSHQLALQSGSGVDGGTQMVLSRVYMAALGVMKRRGLGVYGMYGRGEVGWWVGGRIVVSLEIARIGR, from the exons ATGTCTTCACATACACCCTTATCCGCCATTGCAGATCCATTCTCACTTGCCAAACTCCAAGTCCTCTTGGTCCCCGTCCACGCCCACGCTCCCATCTCCAAGTCTACGTTCCACCACTATACCGACGTAATCAAGGGGCACCAGACACTTCGCACTGATGAACTTGTCCCTCCCTTCCATCCCGAGTTGCACAGAGGCGGAGGGCCTAACCCGCGTCTGAGGTTCTTCCCGCACCTCACTTCGCCTGGAGGGTACGGAGGTTACGGGAGAAATGGAGGCGGAGGCGGTAGTGGACATCAAGTCCACCTGACATACACGCATTCCCCGCCGGCAAACCATCTTTATCCTCTTTCGCTTTTCAGGATATCAGAGTTCCCTTTGGTGGTGATTGGTATTGCCGTGGACGGCGAAGAGGATACTTTCTCCCGGACGCAGGAGCATCAGGAGGTGGAAGGGTATAAGCTGTCAGACgaagagatggaagctGATACTGGAGAACGAGAGGCTACTCCGACACTACCTACATCTTCCAGATCAAAATCTGCTTCATCGCAAGATGCCCTAGAGGCGGCATTCGATCGTACACTCTCTTATCTTTTCCCTTCCACTTCCCCATTCCCTCTCGTCAAGCGCCTTGTCGTCGTTCCTAATCCCAATCTCGGTGCGAATGCGAGCAAAGAGAGGAAAGGCAAAGGTGAAGGGGAAGTGCTGTATGCGCCACGGGAAGGTCTGGAGCAATGGATAACCAAGCTGGTTGGAGAAGTCGTTGGTGACGCCCTCGGAGAATTGGGTGTTATC ACACTTTCGTCGACCATCCTCCCATCTCTCACTTGTCTGCCACCCCCATCATCATCGGCTGGAACGGCCGAGAATTCAAATAACAACTTTTCCCCCCACCCACGATCTGAACCTCCCAACTCTTACATCTCCAACGCTTCTACTCCTTCCAGCACGATCGGATCCACTCCAACAATAGCTGGTGACATAGTCGGTAAAGTCCGGTGTATCACCCCAGGTGGTATCCCTTCCTCCGCTGCTATTACTGCCAGGGCTGGGGCAACTCAAACACAACTACCTATCGAATTTCCCTTCCCCATCCACACCGCGAATcccacttcttcctctaCCTCCCTCTCCACATCTACTTCCACTTCCGCTTTAAGCTCTTCTCCCATCAATACCTCGACCACGGGCAGGCCGAGTTCGACGATAGGTTCTTCATCGTCGTCTTTGACTAACCCTTTTAGGAGATCGTTGGCCGTGTCGTCGCCCTTTTCGAGAAGTAGTTCTTCGACGAGCATGGCAGGGACCGGATCACCTGCGTCTTCAAATTTGACCATCactggaggaggaggaggagttAGCGGGGCTTCCCCAGGGGTATCACCTTCGCCTTCCccatctccctctcctGTACCCACCCACCGCCCAAATTCCTCCCACCCATTTTCCAAGTACAcctctctccctctttcctcctcctccacgAACCCCAGCATCCCACCCCTCGCTACAGGCCGTCTCCTAAAGATTATTGCCGActttctcctcctctctgGCCTTTTCTCAGATAGTATCGTCCTCTATGACGAAGCGATCCAGCGGTGTAAAGAATTAGGGGATGTGTTGTGGGAAGCGGCAGGGAGGGAGGGGAGGGCGGTGGCGGGCATAGAGGAGGGGTGGGGGTGGAGAGCTGGAGGA ACCCAAACGCAGCCATTCCCCGCATCTCCCATCCCCAACGAGATCTTCTCTCAATTCGTAGCTGCGCTAGGATGTATCAGTTCAGCGCCTTTGCTCTTCCCCGAGTTTGACGCAGGATCAGGATCAGAACAATCGCAACAGACAGCAACAGACCGGGGAACCCATCTCCTCGCCTACCTGTACGCCGGCCTCGCGCTCCGATCGGCTCATTTTTTGCTGATTGTTTGGGCGGCGGGCGGGTGGGGCGAGGTGGCGTTGGGTTGTTTGGTGAGGCATGAGTTGCCGAGATCGTTCTTATTCCCCGTCCCCcccatctcctcccccCCGTCCTCCTCCATGTCCCGGGCCCATGCCACCGCTACTACCTCAATGTACGCGCAAGAGGGAAAACGGAAATCCCACCTTCGGGTTTTATCGGCCAGTTCCCAAATCCCGCGTCATTTCATACTTTCGCTAGCGCGTCTGGCGATTTCTCCTCCCATTTTGCGATGTCTCCAGTCGTCCTCTTTCCTCCCGGACTCGAACTCATCTGGGGTGGAAGAGGTAGTAGTATGGAGGGAAGTGGGATGGATAGCGCGGTTGGTAgggatggagaggaaggaaggtTGGATAGGGGGGATGGTTGCGGAGGCCATAGTGGGGGTTTTGAATACCGCGACTGCAATTAAAAGTCAAGTGAGTGGAAGTGACCCTGGAACGAGAGAAAGGAGGGATGGAAATCATGGAAGGGTACGTTCGGGTACGGCTGTGACGAATATGAGCACGAACACCAATATTAGCACGGCGAGTAAAGCGGGTACGGCAGATAAGGAAAAGGATCGACGATTATCGACCATGAGCCAAGCGAGTTTGAGAAGCCAAACGAGCCAGACCACCGAAACCACTCAAGCTAGCCAAACTGATACCGATCCCGCTTCTGCGTCTGCGTCGGTAGGGTTAGGTCTCGGTATGTCCgtttccatctcctcctctaCTTACCCGACAACAACATCCGAAACCGACTCTCAACGCAGATTTGGGAGAGGGGGAATAACCATCCGCCGGAAAGAAATCACTCAAGGAAACGCCGGtatcttctccatcctttCCCAACAGGCAAGGGTCCTAGGAATCGATATTTTGCGGGATGTATTCCCGGCTGAGAGGAGCGTATTTGTGCTTTGGCCACCTGCACGTTCAGGTCAAGGTGATGGTCGACGGAAAGATACAGGGAAAGGGTTGTCGAGCGGAGGTATGGTAGGAGTTGATGATGAGCTCGGTGTAGGTTTTACCAGAGCTGGAGTTGAAGATTTCGGATGGGCGAGTTTGAAACTTGAGTttctgaagaagagtatCACTCTCCTTGGTAACTTGCCCGACCATCCCAACACTGTACGCCTTGCGCTCATCgctctccatcttctcccttcGTTATCTCATCAGTTGGCCCTGCAATCTGGATCTGGAGTGGATGGGGGTACGCAAATGGTGTTGAGTAGAGTGTACATGGCCGCATTGGGTGTGATGAAGCGCCGTGGGTTGGGAGTGTATGGGATGTATGGGAGAGGTGAGGTGGGGTGGTGGGTCGGGGGGAGGATAGTGGTTAGTCTGGAGATTGCCAG AATTGGTCGCTGA